A window from Culex pipiens pallens isolate TS chromosome 3, TS_CPP_V2, whole genome shotgun sequence encodes these proteins:
- the LOC120414823 gene encoding prolargin-like isoform X2, whose translation MQGGCSMLDFVITPRTEVDNIFFPPADINFFRSNFSSFSPALGRRFGEETEKINLYNCVLPSLAVPLMVKQLGVFFASSLQTVLVNYRLENALEYLSIVGTGVRDIRFVEALTKLKFLRVQKNRLSFVNFERFRNLTDLETIDLSENQLIHLDVGQELLKLPKLIELRLDKNYLAQFDVGMWSFPNLLFLKIHYNLIKSLNVEQLVDSLPNLSQISLAANPWNCGRLNTMVSYLLENNINYQEEAGKLSCRFNLMETIIFTTQDNVTHAERILSHMNETAAVYYLDAKSAMLEDVGERNEVLIGEIRHTSAGLNELETRVNKLRISIQELKFKNKIPF comes from the coding sequence ATGCAGGGCGGCTGTTCTATGCTCGATTTCGTAATCACCCCCAGAACCGAGGTGGACAACATCTTCTTCCCCCCGGCCGACATCAACTTCTTCCGGTCGAACTTTTCTTCGTTTTCCCCGGCGCTGGGACGTCGCTTCGGTGAAGAAACGGAAAAGATTAACCTGTACAACTGCGTGCTGCCCTCGCTGGCCGTCCCGTTGATGGTCAAGCAGCTGGGTGTTTTCTTCGCCAGCAGCCTGCAGACGGTGCTGGTCAACTATCGGCTGGAGAACGCGCTGGAATATCTGAGCATCGTCGGAACTGGCGTCAGGGATATTCGATTCGTGGAGGCGTTGACCAAGTTGAAGTTTTTACGGGTTCAAAAGAACAGGCTATCGTTTGTGAACTTTGAACGGTTCAGGAACCTCACCGATCTGGAAACGATTGATTTGAGTGAGAATCAGCTGATCCACTTAGATGTGGGACAGGAGCTCCTGAAACTACCAAAATTGATTGAACTTCGTCTGGACAAGAACTACCTGGCTCAGTTTGATGTTGGCATGTGGAGCTTTCCAAATCTACTATTCCTTAAAATTCACTACAACCTGATAAAAAGTCTCAACGTTGAACAACTGGTCGACTCCCTCCCAAACCTGAGTCAAATTAGTCTGGCCGCGAATCCTTGGAACTGTGGACGTTTGAACACCATGGTGAGCTATCTGTTGGAGAACAATATCAACTACCAGGAAGAGGCGGGCAAATTGAGTTGCAGATTCAACCTGATGGAAACCATCATTTTTACGACGCAGGACAACGTGACGCATGCAGAGCGGATCTTGAGCCACATGAACGAAACGGCTGCGGTTTATTACTTGGATGCAAAGTCAGCAATGTTGGAGGATGTGGGGGAGAGGAATGAAGTTTTGATTGGAGAGATACGTCATACAAGTGCTGGCTTGAATGAATTGGAGACGAGAGTTAACAAGTTACGGATATCGATTCAAGAGTtgaagttcaaaaataaaattccgtTTTAA
- the LOC120414823 gene encoding prolargin-like isoform X1, with product MEVKIAITLVLLILLGPAHGWYYNCFVESNVLMQGGCSMLDFVITPRTEVDNIFFPPADINFFRSNFSSFSPALGRRFGEETEKINLYNCVLPSLAVPLMVKQLGVFFASSLQTVLVNYRLENALEYLSIVGTGVRDIRFVEALTKLKFLRVQKNRLSFVNFERFRNLTDLETIDLSENQLIHLDVGQELLKLPKLIELRLDKNYLAQFDVGMWSFPNLLFLKIHYNLIKSLNVEQLVDSLPNLSQISLAANPWNCGRLNTMVSYLLENNINYQEEAGKLSCRFNLMETIIFTTQDNVTHAERILSHMNETAAVYYLDAKSAMLEDVGERNEVLIGEIRHTSAGLNELETRVNKLRISIQELKFKNKIPF from the exons ATGGAAGTGAAAATTGCAATCAC CCTCGTCCTGTTAATCCTCCTCGGACCAGCTCACGGATGGTACTACAACTGCTTCGTGGAGTCCAACGTCCTCATGCAGGGCGGCTGTTCTATGCTCGATTTCGTAATCACCCCCAGAACCGAGGTGGACAACATCTTCTTCCCCCCGGCCGACATCAACTTCTTCCGGTCGAACTTTTCTTCGTTTTCCCCGGCGCTGGGACGTCGCTTCGGTGAAGAAACGGAAAAGATTAACCTGTACAACTGCGTGCTGCCCTCGCTGGCCGTCCCGTTGATGGTCAAGCAGCTGGGTGTTTTCTTCGCCAGCAGCCTGCAGACGGTGCTGGTCAACTATCGGCTGGAGAACGCGCTGGAATATCTGAGCATCGTCGGAACTGGCGTCAGGGATATTCGATTCGTGGAGGCGTTGACCAAGTTGAAGTTTTTACGGGTTCAAAAGAACAGGCTATCGTTTGTGAACTTTGAACGGTTCAGGAACCTCACCGATCTGGAAACGATTGATTTGAGTGAGAATCAGCTGATCCACTTAGATGTGGGACAGGAGCTCCTGAAACTACCAAAATTGATTGAACTTCGTCTGGACAAGAACTACCTGGCTCAGTTTGATGTTGGCATGTGGAGCTTTCCAAATCTACTATTCCTTAAAATTCACTACAACCTGATAAAAAGTCTCAACGTTGAACAACTGGTCGACTCCCTCCCAAACCTGAGTCAAATTAGTCTGGCCGCGAATCCTTGGAACTGTGGACGTTTGAACACCATGGTGAGCTATCTGTTGGAGAACAATATCAACTACCAGGAAGAGGCGGGCAAATTGAGTTGCAGATTCAACCTGATGGAAACCATCATTTTTACGACGCAGGACAACGTGACGCATGCAGAGCGGATCTTGAGCCACATGAACGAAACGGCTGCGGTTTATTACTTGGATGCAAAGTCAGCAATGTTGGAGGATGTGGGGGAGAGGAATGAAGTTTTGATTGGAGAGATACGTCATACAAGTGCTGGCTTGAATGAATTGGAGACGAGAGTTAACAAGTTACGGATATCGATTCAAGAGTtgaagttcaaaaataaaattccgtTTTAA